ACGGGTTCCCGTGCAAATCGATCTGTATGATTGAGTTGAGCTGGTCTAAGACGCCAGCCACGGGGAGATAGGGGAAATAATTATTATGCAGGCTAATTTTGGACAAAGAAATCCCAAGGAAAGCATCCACGGGTAAAGACTTCAGCAAGTTGTTGTTGAGGAACAGAACCCTCAGGTTTGGCATGGGGCTGAATGCACCCGCCACTATCAGCTGGATGTCGTTGTATTCCAAACTCAGGTATTCCAGGTTCCCGAGGCCCACAAACATCTCTGAGATCAGCGTATCCAGATAGTTCTTATCCATATACAGCCATCTCAGCTCGCTCTGGTTCTGGAAAGTGCTGTTGTCGATCACCTTGATGTTGTTCCCACCCAGGTCGAGCAGGTTGAGGCTGGAGTAGCCGAGCAGCTGGTTCTTCTTCACTGCGTGGATGTTGTTGTCTCTCATGTTCAACTCGTGCGCGACCAAGGGCTTCGGCCTGAGGTTGGACAAGCTCTCGATCTTTTTGCCCTCACAGTTGACCCCCAGCCCTTGTCTGGAGCCGACCAGCTTGCAGTTGCACGGCTTGGGGCACGTCATGTTGTGCAGCTGCTCTCTTTCCCCGCTCACACCTGTCACCACTGGCGTGGGCTTAGTTTTCAGCTGCCAGTTCTCACGAGACTTGGAGCGGCTCCTGGGTCCGTGGCCGCCGGGCGTCGGCGGCCCGCTGGCGTCTCCGCTGGGCTTGTAAGGCGTGGGACGCGGGCCGCGGGCCACGGGCTCCGAGGTCTCCTCCTGGGTGGGAGGGGCGACCAGGCTGGCGTCCACGCCGCCGCTCTGTGAAGGGCACAGGTCCTCCTCCGACGTCTCGTTCAGGTCGCTCCCTTGCAGCCTGGTGGGAGCCTCGCATATCACCCTCCCAATGAGCGCGTTATGCGGTATGTTCTCCAGCCATTCCTTGAGAGAAACCAGGTCGCAGTTACAGTCCCACGGGTTGTCCTCCAACAAAACCTCCGCAATGCCCGGTATTTGTTCAAGGATCCCCTCATAAGGCAACGTTTTGATTCGGTTTCCCCGCAGGTCGAGGTGCGTAATGGGCACATGTTGAAACACGTTTAAGGGTAGCGCACTGATGAGGTTGTCGTTAAGTATTAACACTTCAAGTTTATTTAGGTCCCTGAAAACGGCGGGGTCAATATCCCTCAATAGATTGAAATCGGCTTGGAGATACTCCAGGTCGTCTAACCCCAGAAACGTGCTCTTCCTGAATGATCGGATCTTGTTGTTATTGATGTGCAGCCTTTTCACCAGCTGCAGCCCCAGAAAG
This genomic interval from Xiphias gladius isolate SHS-SW01 ecotype Sanya breed wild chromosome 13, ASM1685928v1, whole genome shotgun sequence contains the following:
- the LOC120798242 gene encoding SLIT and NTRK-like protein 1 translates to MLLWIVLLNAALCVASGNVTRDVCKEQICSCNEIEGDLHIDCEKRSFTTLQHLTGPSSQFYHLLLHGNSLSRLFPNEFANFYNAVSLHLENNGLHDIVPGAFLGLQLVKRLHINNNKIRSFRKSTFLGLDDLEYLQADFNLLRDIDPAVFRDLNKLEVLILNDNLISALPLNVFQHVPITHLDLRGNRIKTLPYEGILEQIPGIAEVLLEDNPWDCNCDLVSLKEWLENIPHNALIGRVICEAPTRLQGSDLNETSEEDLCPSQSGGVDASLVAPPTQEETSEPVARGPRPTPYKPSGDASGPPTPGGHGPRSRSKSRENWQLKTKPTPVVTGVSGEREQLHNMTCPKPCNCKLVGSRQGLGVNCEGKKIESLSNLRPKPLVAHELNMRDNNIHAVKKNQLLGYSSLNLLDLGGNNIKVIDNSTFQNQSELRWLYMDKNYLDTLISEMFVGLGNLEYLSLEYNDIQLIVAGAFSPMPNLRVLFLNNNLLKSLPVDAFLGISLSKISLHNNYFPYLPVAGVLDQLNSIIQIDLHGNPWDCSCSIVPFKQWTEKLGADVIVSDLKCESPEEFWKRDFRYVRNDLMCPKLYDRISPTSLSKNSTFTLDSGTRSNSYLEPNRVSISVLVPGLLLVFVTSAFTVVGMLVFILRNRKRSKRRDGNSSASEINSLQTVCDSSYWHSGPYHADGGAHRGFDCSTHLSTANDA